CGCCGGATCCTCGCCGAGTGCGCCGACCACGACAACCGTCCCGTCTTCCACGTCCGATTCCTAAGGGTAAATTCATCCATCCATTAAACTCAGTAAATCTTCCCTGCACACTGTCGCTTACTATATTGTCATGCTCCTCTGCTTCCTTGTGCAGTACCTTCAGCAGGACAAACCTCTGGCTCCAAATCAAAACGGTAATTGTGGGGGATCCCTGGCTTCCATGCTCACGTCGAGGTCGATGTAGTGGTTGCATCCCCGGTGGGCGCGGACACAGACAGACAAACAGAGAGAGAGGTGTTGGTGAGGTGAAAACGCGGGCGTGGACGGGGGGTGGGCGGAAAGGACGGACCTTGGCGGGAGGCGTTGGTAGTTGTCCTCGAGCACGCGGTTGAAGAAGGGGTCGGCGAGCGCCTCCTGGTTGCCGACGGCCCGCAGGCGGTCGTAGATCTCCCTCCTGACGTCGGACAgcagcaccccgccgccgccgccgccgtggccgGAGTCGGCGGTGGCGGGGGTCGGCCAGCAGCTCTCGCCCGCGCCCTCCCCGTCGGCCATCCGACTGCCCGCGCGCGGGGAGCTACGCAGCGGCCATCGCGGCGGCCTTTATGGCTGAGAAGGGAGTAAGGGGAGACGGGGTCGAGGTGGATGGTGACGACGGCGACGTACGGCAGTGGGTTTGggatggggtgggggtggcgggcGGGGCAAGGGGTGGCGCGGCGGATTGTCGGAGAGAGGATCCCGCGGTGGAGGACGGCGTAGATAAGGTGAGTTTGAGGTGTTTTTCTTTTTAATCAGTGAAACATTTTTCTTCTTCACTTAAATCTGGACGGCGGGTTGAATACCAGAAAACAGAAGGACTTTTTTGCAAAACCGCcagcgacggacgacagaagcgctgcgcgctttattattaaggGGAGAAGGGGGTGTGTTGAAGATATTCTTGTTAGGATGTTAGGCCGTTCTTAGCGCATCTAGTAAATATGTTAGGTACTTTAAATTCTGCTATCTCTACCTTACTCCTTGTACTTCAAATCATGTATGCGATCAAGCGATAagcccctttctatcaataaataCCCGCAGCCCTCTCACGAGATGGTAGAACGCTTCCATCATAATTTCTATAGGGAGGCCTCGGGCTGCATCGTCGAAGGCGAGACGGACGCTGCGGCTGATGCGACGGCAACCTGTGTGGAGGATTGCCGCCGGCTTCGCGAGGCCATGCACGTTTAGAGCCACCAGCTTCGGGGTCGACGACGATGTCTTTGTAGTGGAATTAATAAAGAGAATTCACAGATAAGTAAATTGATATGTGAGCGTTGGGAGTAAAATGGAGTGGAGATGGCAAATCATATATGACAATTATGTTGGTTGTCACTTGGTTTAGTGCTAAAAAATGATTGGCCAGGTTCAGAGTTGCTCAATTTTCGCCTGATAAGTCAGGTGTACGTGTGACGACCCAAGTTGTCACGGAGCGTTTCATCATCACAAGGTCACCTTGTACAAATGGGGTGAGAGAGGCTCGAACTCAGGATTACTCACAATTCAGCTATGAGACCTACGCGCTAGCCAACTGCGCCACCACCCCTTTGATGTATGGTCAGCCAAACATCCGATTGCATTCTAATCTCTTGGTTCAGATAAAGCAAAGGACAACTAAACAGGCGACCAGGTTTGTGCATACGCTGCTCAAATCGGCAGGTTTTTCCATCGTTAAATCtagagctgaagaaaatggagagaACAAAAAACCTTGCGCAAACATAGTACATCATAGTACGGATCAGAATGGAAAATCAACATGGACAGAACCTCCCTTAGACATCAAATGAGCTGAAGAAAGAAAAGAATCTCAGTGCTTCGGTAGATAGATACTGGTGAGCAACCCTGCGCCAACCTCAGGCATGAGAGTGTCTGCAGCTAATGCAAAATGCTAACTGAAGATAACCTGAGAATTGGGTCATTCATGCCAACGCATCGATCACAACAGACCCTAGCACCAAGCGGAAATAATCTAAGTCGCAACTTAATATGTCAATAACCAATTTGGTACAGCGCTGAGCGACTGCGGCTCGTCTTTGCGCTGATACAGACAGACTAACAACTGTGCGCTTACTTACGCAGCAGCTATCTATGTCCGGCCAAATCTTCCGTAAACAAGAACAGAAATTAGCACAAGTAAACTAGTAGGTAGATCTGATAGGCGCCATAACTACGGGTTTCCATTCAGAACCAATGGTGTGCTTACAAAATGTAGTAGTAGTCTGCCCTAGCCAGAATCATGGAATCATCAACGGGCGGCTGCAGCAGAACCCTTCCCGTCGAACGGAGATCCCAGCGGAGCGATCAGGCCCAGGCTCTGCATGATCTTGATCTGCCGCGCGCTACGCTGTTCCGATCCCTCCTTGGCCGCCGCGCCCCTGCTCTGGTGGAGTTTGGTCAAATCAGCGTGCGAAATTCATTCAGACAATCGTATTCACGAGTGTGGAGTGTCTACTTACAGGAGAGGAGTTGGGATCCTTGGCCTCCGGCTTCGCCGCCTTCCCCTTTCTAGGTTTCTTCTTTGCAGCACGGCTTGAGTCAGACTCCAGCGCGCCAGCAGCCCGCTTGGTGCTTACTCCACCCTCTGTCACAGTATTAGCAGCAGCACCACCCTGAGTCGCCTTTTCCTCGCTGGCTTGACAGATTCCAAAGATCACTTCATCCACAAACGCCATTTCAGCAGCAACCTGCCTGTCTATGACGTCCCCCAGCAGTATATCCCTGACCATAGCTTTTATCTTCCGGTGAGTTCCCTCGACCGTCGAACCAGTTTTGTGCTGAATCCTATTCACTGATGTCATCGCTCCTGCTTCAGCTGAATTTTCACTTGCGCTTGTATCCTGGAGTTGTGATGTGCTGTCCTCGGCCGCATCTGAATATTGCTTCACACTGGCACGGCCCGATTGCCTTGAGGATCCTTCCTTTCTGGCCACCAATGTTCCTGATGATGCCTTCTTACCACTCTTTTTATCTCGCACAACAGAAGCTTGCTTGGGTGTCTTATCTCTTAAACCTTGAGCAGAATCCATACTCAAAGCTTTGTCGAGATCACTTGCTTGTCTCCCAcctttctgtttttttcctttcTGAACAGCACCCCCACCTTTTGCATTGCTCCGAACTTCTTGGTCCTGCTCTAAGCCTTCTTTCTTTCTGGCCTTCTTAGCAGACGTCTTGGCTGTGGCCAATATGGAAGATTCAAAAATTAGATATG
This genomic stretch from Hordeum vulgare subsp. vulgare chromosome 6H, MorexV3_pseudomolecules_assembly, whole genome shotgun sequence harbors:
- the LOC123405290 gene encoding uncharacterized protein LOC123405290 isoform X4, translating into MADGEGAGESCWPTPATADSGHGGGGGGVLLSDVRREIYDRLRAVGNQEALADPFFNRVLEDNYQRLPPRQEGMNSTAKTSIRMGSL
- the LOC123405292 gene encoding DNA mismatch repair protein Msh6-like isoform X1; translation: MVKKSAEKSYGGMAACTSSAELSENNPRQNFRLGDITWVKHDGSSWWPAQVIDEASASSKAKKKTSHDALVRLYGTCLDLYIDPWKSNMEFEMYLKEENKTAMEAFHEVLQEELSHFESPSDDDEEPVNTKAKTSAKKARKKEGLEQDQEVRSNAKGGGAVQKGKKQKGGRQASDLDKALSMDSAQGLRDKTPKQASVVRDKKSGKKASSGTLVARKEGSSRQSGRASVKQYSDAAEDSTSQLQDTSASENSAEAGAMTSVNRIQHKTGSTVEGTHRKIKAMVRDILLGDVIDRQVAAEMAFVDEVIFGICQASEEKATQGGAAANTVTEGGVSTKRAAGALESDSSRAAKKKPRKGKAAKPEAKDPNSSPSRGAAAKEGSEQRSARQIKIMQSLGLIAPLGSPFDGKGSAAAAR
- the LOC123405292 gene encoding DNA mismatch repair protein Msh6-like isoform X2; amino-acid sequence: MVKKSAEKSYGGMAACTSSAELSENNPRQNFRLGDITWVKHDGSSWWPAQVIDEASASSKAKKKTSHDALVRLYGTCLDLYIDPWKSNMEFEMYLKEENKTAMEAFHEVLQEELSHFESPSDDDEEPVNTKAKTSAKKARKKEGLEQDQEVRSNAKGGGAVQKGKKQKGGRQASDLDKALSMDSAQGLRDKTPKQASVVRDKKSGKKASSGTLVARKEGSSRQSGRASVKQYSDAAEDSTSQLQDTSASENSAEAGAMTSVNRIQHKTGSTVEGTHRKIKAMVRDILLGDVIDRQVAAEMAFVDEVIFGICQASEEKATQGGAAANTVTEGGVSTKRAAGALESDSSRAAKKKPRKGKAAKPEAKDPNSSPGRGGQGGIGTA
- the LOC123405290 gene encoding uncharacterized protein LOC123405290 isoform X3, translated to MADGEGAGESCWPTPATADSGHGGGGGGVLLSDVRREIYDRLRAVGNQEALADPFFNRVLEDNYQRLPPSHYIDLDVSMEARDPPQLPF
- the LOC123405290 gene encoding uncharacterized protein LOC123405290 isoform X1; this encodes MADGEGAGESCWPTPATADSGHGGGGGGVLLSDVRREIYDRLRAVGNQEALADPFFNRVLEDNYQRLPPRSVLSAHPPSTPAFSPHQHLSLCLSVCVRAHRGCNHYIDLDVSMEARDPPQLPF